One genomic region from Bacillus aquiflavi encodes:
- a CDS encoding ABC transporter ATP-binding protein, producing the protein MVTVLNRLQEPQQVLDEKFKTNKIEVQSIHFSYEKIKILNEINLTVKESEFLVFMGPSGCGKSTLLRLIAGLEQPDGGDIVVNGNSIQKIHPDCSVVFQDYSLFPWLTARDNIILALKQRNQNVNKKELEHIAEDYLSLVNLGHAVKKYPGQMSGGMKQRAAIARALSYGADLLLMDEPFGALDPVTRVQLQDLLLRISREQNRTIVFVTHDAEEAIYLADRIIMFLPGAGGAKTVNIEIPFSRKNMNRKQLFASKEFIHFREHLLNMMNKEILNNLANQTVLQDGAGI; encoded by the coding sequence ATGGTCACTGTTTTAAATAGATTGCAAGAACCTCAGCAAGTCTTAGATGAAAAATTCAAAACAAATAAAATCGAAGTTCAATCAATTCATTTTAGTTATGAAAAAATAAAAATTTTAAATGAGATTAATTTAACCGTAAAAGAAAGTGAATTTCTTGTTTTTATGGGTCCAAGCGGCTGTGGGAAAAGTACGTTATTACGCTTAATCGCAGGGTTAGAACAGCCAGATGGAGGCGACATAGTCGTTAACGGGAATTCAATCCAGAAGATACATCCTGATTGCAGCGTTGTTTTTCAAGATTATTCATTGTTTCCGTGGCTTACCGCACGCGACAATATCATTCTAGCTTTAAAGCAACGGAATCAGAACGTTAATAAAAAGGAACTTGAGCATATCGCGGAGGACTATTTAAGCTTAGTGAATCTTGGGCATGCGGTGAAAAAGTATCCAGGGCAAATGTCTGGTGGAATGAAGCAGCGGGCTGCAATTGCACGGGCATTAAGCTATGGGGCTGATTTATTATTGATGGATGAACCGTTCGGAGCATTGGATCCGGTAACGCGCGTCCAACTACAGGATTTATTATTGCGAATAAGCCGTGAGCAAAATCGTACAATCGTTTTTGTAACGCATGATGCAGAGGAGGCAATTTACTTAGCCGATCGCATTATTATGTTTCTCCCAGGAGCGGGTGGAGCAAAGACGGTAAATATAGAGATCCCATTTAGTCGAAAAAATATGAATCGCAAGCAACTTTTTGCAAGCAAGGAGTTTATCCATTTCCGTGAGCATTTGTTGAACATGATGAACAAGGAAATATTGAATAATTTAGCTAATCAAACTGTTTTACAAGATGGGGCAGGCATTTAA